A single region of the Peromyscus eremicus chromosome 16_21, PerEre_H2_v1, whole genome shotgun sequence genome encodes:
- the Imp4 gene encoding U3 small nucleolar ribonucleoprotein protein IMP4: MLRREARLRREYLYRKAREDAQRSVQEKKERVKRALEENQLIPTELRREALALQGSLEFDDAGGEGVTSHVDDEYRWAGVEDPKIMITTSRDPSSRLKMFAKELKLVFPGAQRMNRGRHEVGALVRACKANGVTDLLVVHEHRGTPVGLIVSHLPFGPTAYFTLCNVVMRHDIPDLGTMSEAKPHLITHGFTSRLGKRVSDILRYLFPVPKDDSHRVITFANQDDYISFRHHVYKKTDHRNVELTEVGPRFELKLYMIRLGTLEQEATADVEWRWHPYTNTARKRVFLSTE, from the exons ATG CTCCGTCGGGAGGCTCGCCTGCGCCGCGAGTACCTGTACCGCAAGGCCCGGGAGGATGCCCAGCGATCGGTTCAGGAGAAGAAGGAGCGAGTCAAGCGTGCTCTTGAAG AAAACCAGCTGATTCCCACTGAGCTACGCCGCGAGGCTCTCGCCTTACAGGGGTCCCTGGAGTTTGACGATGCTGGCGGTGAAG GTGTGACCAGCCACGTAGACGATGAGTATCGATGGGCTGGTGTTGAAGATCCTAAAATCATGATCACTACCTCCCGAGACCCCAGTTCTCGCCTGAAGATGTTTGCAAAG gaactgaagctggtGTTCCCAGGTGCCCAGCGCATGAACCGAGGTCGGCACGAGGTTGGCGCGCTGGTGCGAGCTTGCAAAGCCAATGGGGTCACCGACCTGTTGGTTGTCCATGAGCATCGAGGCACACCTG TGGGGCTCATCGTCAGCCATCTGCCCTTCGGTCCTACTGCTTACTTCACACTGTGCAATGTGGTTATGCGGCATGACATCCCTGACCTGGGCACCATGTCAGAAGCTAAGCCTCACCTCATCACCCATGGCTTTACCTCACGGTTGGGCAAGCGG GTGTCTGATATCCTCCGCTACCTGTTCCCTGTGCCGAAGGACGACAGCCACCGGGTCATCACCTTCGCAAACCAGGATGACTACATTTCATTCCG gCACCATGTCTACAAGAAGACAGACCACCGCAATGTGGAGTTGACTGAGGTTGGGCCTCGATTTGAGCTGAAGT TGTACATGATTCGCCTGGGCACACTGGAGCAGGAGGCCACAGCAGACGTAGAGTGGCGCTGGCACCCCTATACCAACACTGCCCGCAAGAGGGTCTTCCTGAGCACTGAGTGA